The proteins below come from a single Branchiostoma floridae strain S238N-H82 chromosome 5, Bfl_VNyyK, whole genome shotgun sequence genomic window:
- the LOC118415871 gene encoding kelch-like protein 24, which translates to MDESRCPGSKAVDGCHAAWFFSRLQKMRSEGVLVDVTLCAEGKEIPCHRLVLATFSDYFCSMFSGNLIETKKDKIEMGGVSAEALQQLVDYAYTSKINITEENVRPLFEAADMLQFLGVCVKCEVFLQDRLNEESCLGIWVLADRVSCTSLSEKAKSWALKWFEELCTTDEFLQLPVHFLKTYISDEGLLAKEERILEAIMLWARHDLKQREGHLKELLKCVCLSSLDQNYLKKILKKDKVLAKLPGIKQMTKSQSTHEAPRHILQQDFLVIGGNWLVPHGTGALRGIGPILYSNNNMYRLGLDCDCIDISPLPEPFQESRGLAACVVDGDVIVTGGVSMPSKAWRYSLSLNSWAKLGNLKRGRFNHGMAVVQGQVYVVGGSSPVGYPDVIGRLSEVEVYNMKTNRWRKAAPLQVAVSSFGITTCGGKIYVFGGEPYLYEGDDFMNNKTNAVQIYDPSQNEWSFDIVLPVNLSCIKACTVDSKIYIVGGELQSVVCFDPKELKLHHLADRLFPWRQCSATVCGGEIYISGGRVHQFVHSEDGTQRERQIENYSKVQCYNVKNDIMVLGKDMPDALYGHCTVTIAKA; encoded by the coding sequence ATGGACGAGAGCCGCTGTCCAGGGTCTAAAGCAGTCGATGGCTGTCATGCGGCTTGGTTTTTCTCGAGATTGCAGAAGATGAGATCAGAGGGTGTGTTGGTGGACGTAACTCTGTGTGCGGAGGGAAAAGAGATCCCCTGTCACCGCTTGGTTCTCGCAACTTTCAGTGACTATTTCTGTTCCATGTTCAGCGGAAACCTCATTGAGACCAAGAAGGACAAGATAGAGATGGGAGGGGTGAGTGCAGAGGCTCTGCAACAATTGGTAGACTATGCCTACACGTCTAAAATCAACATCACTGAAGAAAATGTCCGGCCCCTGTTTGAAGCCGCAGACATGCTGCAGTTTCTCGGAGTCTGTGTCAAATGCGAAGTCTTTTTACAAGATCGCTTGAATGAAGAATCGTGTTTGGGAATATGGGTGCTGGCAGACAGGGTATCATGTACAAGTCTGTCCGAGAAAGCAAAAAGCTGGGCTCTAAAATGGTTTGAAGAATTGTGCACAACTGATGAGTTCCTTCAGCTACCAGTTCACTTCCTAAAGACATACATCTCAGATGAGGGCCTTCTGGCCAAGGAGGAGCGAATCTTGGAAGCAATCATGCTTTGGGCAAGACACGATCTTAAACAACGGGAAGGACATCTCAAGGAGCTGTTGAAGTGTGTATGCCTCTCAAGTTTGGACCAAAACTATCTCAAGAAGATTCTGAAGAAAGACAAGGTGTTGGCAAAACTTCCTGGAATCAAGCAGATGACAAAGAGTCAGTCTACGCATGAAGCACCTCGTCACATTCTCCAGCAAGACTTTCTGGTTATCGGTGGTAATTGGCTTGTTCCTCATGGTACTGGAGCTCTCAGAGGGATCGGGCCGATATTGTATTCAAACAACAATATGTACAGGCTTGGCCTTGATTGTGACTGTATTGACATAAGCCCACTGCCTGAGCCCTTTCAGGAAAGCAGGGGGCTAGCAGCATGTGTTGTAGATGGTGACGTCATCGTGACAGGGGGTGTAAGTATGCCATCCAAAGCATGGCGGTACAGCCTATCACTGAACTCTTGGGCAAAACTGGGAAATCTAAAGCGAGGAAGATTCAACCATGGGATGGCAGTTGTGCAGGGACAGGTGTATGTTGTTGGTGGTTCCTCGCCAGTTGGATACCCAGACGTTATAGGCAGGTTGTCTGAAGTCGAGGTGTACAACATGAAAACCAACCGCTGGAGGAAGGCTGCGCCACTACAGGTTGCAGTCAGCAGCTTCGGCATAACCACGTGTGGTGGAAAGATCTACGTATTTGGTGGTGAGCCCTATCTGTACGAAGGTGATGACTTCATGAACAACAAGACCAACGCCGTACAGATCTACGACCCTTCCCAGAATGAGTGGAGTTTCGACATAGTGTTGCCAGTCAATTTGTCGTGCATAAAGGCGTGCACAGTCGACTCGAAGATATACATAGTTGGCGGAGAGTTACAGAGTGTGGTGTGCTTCGATCCCAAGGAACTGAAGTTGCATCACCTGGCAGACAGACTGTTCCCGTGGAGGCAGTGCAGTGCTACCGTGTGCGGCGGGGAAATCTACATATCTGGTGGCAGGGTGCATCAGTTCGTACATAGCGAAGATGGAACACAGCGTGAGCGTCAGATCGAAAACTACTCCAAGGTCCAGTGTTACAATGTGAAGAATGATATCATGGTCCTGGGTAAGGATATGCCAGATGCACTGTATGGACACTGCACTGTTACTATTGCCAAGGCATAA
- the LOC118415872 gene encoding kelch-like protein 20: MELLPLQQRLVLRRVAENEISQCVDGRDPECGGKRDPLSPPGSRSAAWSEYFRSMFSVGLSESKKDKIEIGGVSADVLQQLVDYAYTSEVNITEENVRPLFEAADMLQFLGVRAHCEEFLHQRVSVETCLGIWALADRVSCARLADTAKSCALKKFEEVCATEEFLHLPGHLLQSYISDKGLLTKKEERILEVIMLWTRHAPEERQKYLKDLLKCVRFSRMDPDYLKTILKEDNVLAGVDGINAMMKIQPTHAEPRQILQKDILVHSGGKKSMRQAWRYIASTNIWMKLANLGKGRYGLGMAVLGEKLYVVGGTKNAHDRTLLSRECRIPDVEVYEKKRNNRSNWKLTEPLPLAVSNFGITACSGKLYVFGGITNEKLGATSHVQHYDPTAMHEMWAVEECWVSDRVSHLSACTVDTKIYLVGGRLNWVLGFNPDHCPWESPDEMLAETLAPWAHCSATVCGSDIYITGGKEQSYHLYGGPLPNRENFAIYSSVLQCEEQYHGIG; this comes from the coding sequence ATGGAACTGCTACCACTACAACAAAGACTGGTTCTTCGGCGAGTTGCAGAAAATGAGATCAGCCAGTGTGTTGATGGACGTGACCCTGAGTGCGGAGGGAAAAGAGATCCCTTGTCACCGCCTGGTTCTCGCTCAGCGGCATGGAGTGAATACTTTCGGTCTATGTTCAGCGTAGGTCTCAGCGAGAGCAAGAAGGACAAGATAGAGATAGGAGGGGTGAGCGCAGACGTACTGCAACAGTTGGTAGACTACGCTTACACATCCGAAGTCAACATCACCGAAGAAAACGTCCGGCCACTGTTTGAAGCCGCAGACATGCTGCAGTTTCTCGGAGTCCGCGCCCACTGCGAGGAGTTTCTACATCAACGCGTGAGCGTAGAAACGTGTTTGGGAATATGGGCGCTAGCGGACAGGGTATCGTGCGCGCGTTTAGCAGATACGGCAAAAAGCTGCGCTCTAAAGAAGTTTGAAGAAGTGTGCGCGACGGAGGAGTTTCTTCACCTGCCAGGTCATTTGCTGCAGTCGTACATCTCAGATAAGGGCCTGCTAACCAAGAAGGAGGAACGAATCTTGGAAGTGATCATGCTTTGGACAAGACATGCCCCTGAAGAACGGCAGAAATATCTCAAGGATCTACTGAAGTGTGTCCGCTTCTCGCGTATGGACCCAGACTATCTCAAGACCATTCTGAAGGAAGACAATGTGTTGGCAGGAGTTGATGGTATCAATGCGATGATGAAGATACAACCTACACATGCAGAACCTCGCCAAATTCTCCAGAAGGACATTTTAGTTCATTCAGGCGGGAAAAAGTCCATGCGCCAGGCATGGAGGTACATCGCGTCTACGAACATTTGGATGAAGCTGGCTAACCTTGGGAAAGGAAGATACGGCCTTGGGATGGCAGTTTTGGGAGAAAAGCTGTACGTGGTTGGTGGTACAAAGAATGCACATGACAGGACCCTTCTTTCTCGGGAGTGTAGAATACCTGACGTTGAGGTATACGAAAAGAAGAGGAACAACCGTTCTAATTGGAAACTAACGGAACCGCTTCCGCTGGCAGTGAGCAATTTCGGCATAACTGCCTGCAGTGGAAAGCTCTATGTCTTTGGTGGCATTACAAACGAGAAACTGGGTGCAACTAGTCATGTTCAGCACTATGACCCAACGGCCATGCACGAAATGTGGGCGGTAGAGGAGTGTTGGGTGTCCGATAGGGTTTCTCATCTGAGCGCTTGCACAGTTGACACCAAGATCTACTTGGTCGGTGGACGGTTGAATTGGGTGCTTGGCTTTAATCCAGACCATTGCCCATGGGAAAGTCCTGATGAGATGTTGGCTGAAACATTGGCCCCGTGGGCCCACTGCAGCGCCACAGTATGCGGCTCTGACATCTACATTACTGGTGGCAAGGAACAGAGCTACCACCTGTATGGTGGTCCTCTGCCTAACCGTGAAAACTTCGCTATATATAGTTCAGTGTTACAATGTGAGGAACAATACCATGGTATTGGCTAA